The following coding sequences are from one Prochlorococcus sp. MIT 1314 window:
- the frr gene encoding ribosome recycling factor has translation MKEQEIQENMNKSIEATQRNFNTIRTGRANASLLDRVSVEYYGAETPIKALATISTVDSQTISIQPFDISCLQAIEKSISMSDLGITPNNDGKVIRINVPPLTEERRKEFCKLASKYAEEGKVALRNIRRDAVDKEKKEEKDGHISIDESRDNQSEIQKITDKYIALIETKLSEKEKEILKV, from the coding sequence ATGAAAGAACAAGAAATTCAAGAAAATATGAATAAAAGTATTGAAGCTACACAAAGAAACTTTAATACAATTAGAACAGGCAGAGCTAATGCTTCATTGCTAGACAGAGTAAGCGTTGAATACTACGGAGCAGAAACACCAATAAAAGCACTTGCCACAATAAGCACTGTTGATTCACAAACAATTTCAATACAACCGTTTGATATTTCATGCTTACAAGCGATAGAAAAATCTATTTCTATGAGTGATTTGGGTATTACTCCAAATAATGATGGTAAAGTAATAAGAATAAATGTTCCTCCTTTAACAGAAGAAAGAAGAAAAGAATTTTGTAAATTAGCCTCTAAATATGCAGAGGAAGGGAAAGTAGCTTTAAGAAATATCAGAAGAGATGCTGTTGATAAAGAAAAAAAAGAAGAAAAAGATGGCCATATTTCTATTGACGAATCGAGAGATAATCAATCTGAAATTCAGAAAATTACTGATAAATATATTGCCTTAATAGAAACTAAATTGTCTGAAAAAGAAAAGGAAATTCTAAAAGTTTGA
- the pyrH gene encoding UMP kinase, whose translation MTYKRVLLKLSGEALMGEKPYGIDPAIVQSIAEDVSKVVDNNVQLAIVVGGGNIFRGLKGSADGMDRATADYVGMLATVMNAISLQDGLERVGVATRVQTAIEMQEIAEPYIRRRAMRHLEKGRVVVFGGGCGNPFFTTDTTAALRAAEINAEVVMKATKVDGVYNCDPNKFKDAKKYSSLSYQQVLSDEIAVMDSTAIALCKDNNIPIMVFDIFKKGNISKAVAGDPIGSLIS comes from the coding sequence ATGACTTACAAAAGAGTTCTCTTAAAACTTAGTGGTGAAGCACTAATGGGTGAAAAACCTTATGGTATTGATCCTGCTATAGTTCAGTCAATTGCAGAGGATGTTTCAAAAGTAGTCGATAATAATGTGCAACTTGCAATAGTTGTTGGGGGCGGGAATATTTTTAGGGGGCTTAAAGGGTCTGCAGATGGCATGGATAGAGCGACAGCTGATTATGTTGGGATGCTAGCAACAGTAATGAATGCTATTTCACTTCAAGATGGTTTAGAAAGAGTAGGAGTTGCAACCAGGGTGCAAACTGCAATAGAAATGCAGGAAATTGCTGAACCATATATCAGAAGAAGAGCTATGAGACACCTTGAAAAAGGGAGAGTTGTGGTCTTCGGAGGTGGATGCGGAAATCCATTTTTCACAACTGACACTACAGCGGCTCTGAGAGCAGCGGAGATAAATGCTGAAGTTGTCATGAAGGCGACCAAAGTTGATGGAGTATATAATTGTGATCCTAATAAATTTAAAGATGCAAAAAAATATTCCTCTCTAAGTTATCAGCAAGTTCTTAGCGATGAAATCGCAGTAATGGATAGTACTGCAATTGCACTATGCAAAGATAACAATATCCCTATCATGGTATTTGATATATTCAAAAAAGGGAACATTTCCAAAGCTGTTGCTGGGGATCCTATAGGTTCATTAATTAGTTAA
- the cobO gene encoding cob(I)yrinic acid a,c-diamide adenosyltransferase codes for MREKPSSSEKIFNLDNQANKLGMGGKLSPDSDESSYKKRMQQRKDIQAERLQIRKTKKGLLIVFTGNGKGKTTASLGMALRTIGHGYKVAIIQFIKGGWTTGEEKALKNLSSNISWHSLGEGFTWETQDRIRDEKLVQEAWQLAKKYIQNESYKLIILDEINIATKLGYLAPEEIITFLKSLKNRKNHIVLTGRGASDSIINYADLVTEMKLIKHPFKEQGIKAQKCVEF; via the coding sequence ATGCGAGAAAAACCTTCATCTTCCGAGAAAATATTTAACCTCGATAATCAAGCAAATAAACTTGGAATGGGAGGTAAATTATCACCGGATAGTGATGAGAGCTCATATAAAAAAAGAATGCAGCAAAGAAAAGATATTCAAGCCGAAAGACTACAAATTAGAAAAACAAAAAAAGGGTTATTGATTGTTTTCACTGGAAATGGCAAGGGCAAGACAACTGCATCTTTAGGTATGGCTTTAAGGACGATAGGGCACGGTTATAAAGTAGCAATAATTCAATTTATCAAAGGAGGCTGGACCACTGGAGAAGAAAAAGCTCTTAAAAACTTGTCTTCAAACATATCTTGGCATTCATTAGGAGAGGGATTTACTTGGGAAACACAAGACAGAATAAGAGATGAAAAATTAGTGCAAGAGGCATGGCAACTAGCCAAAAAATACATTCAAAATGAATCTTATAAACTTATCATTCTTGATGAAATTAATATTGCGACAAAACTTGGTTATCTTGCACCCGAAGAAATAATCACTTTCTTAAAAAGCTTAAAAAATAGAAAAAATCATATTGTTTTAACTGGAAGGGGAGCATCTGATTCAATTATCAATTACGCGGATCTAGTTACAGAAATGAAACTAATAAAACATCCATTTAAGGAACAAGGAATAAAAGCACAAAAGTGTGTTGAATTTTAG
- a CDS encoding site-specific integrase, with the protein MNVIQEINNVNDKFATQGSKLKIEKRGEKLNIRGSLPSKDDKNNFKIQRISLGIKADISGLEEAKKKLQLINLQLELNQFDWINWISNPNKKEIKNDSEFPNRLNQFEEFFFKERKNEYLNSTRKTTWRSSYKPYLKRILHIYNDYDNEDLENIFQKTLESYKEGTRSRKQCATSLSVLAKFLDIKLPEDWKLNSRGYGLNKAGFRDLPKDELIEKLWETIPNKSWKFVFGLMATYGLRNHEVFFCDLSSLTNLGDKIIRVLPTTKTGEHQVWPFHPEWVEKFELSKLGNNPELLPNINRDLKITTLQNIGKKITDQFKRYSLQIKPYDLRHAWAVRTIFYDLPDTVAARMMGHSVSLHTQTYHHWITKRDQQQAVNNALLKVKRVKNI; encoded by the coding sequence ATGAACGTAATTCAGGAAATTAATAATGTCAATGATAAATTTGCTACCCAAGGCAGCAAGCTTAAAATTGAGAAAAGGGGAGAGAAGTTAAATATTAGAGGTTCACTACCTTCGAAAGATGATAAAAACAACTTTAAAATTCAAAGAATATCTCTTGGAATAAAGGCTGATATTTCTGGATTAGAGGAAGCTAAAAAAAAATTACAATTAATCAATTTACAACTAGAATTAAATCAATTTGATTGGATTAACTGGATAAGTAACCCTAATAAAAAGGAAATAAAAAATGATTCTGAATTTCCAAATAGATTAAATCAATTTGAGGAATTTTTCTTTAAAGAAAGAAAAAATGAATATCTAAACAGCACTAGAAAAACTACTTGGAGAAGCTCTTACAAGCCATATTTAAAAAGAATTCTTCATATTTATAATGATTATGACAATGAAGATTTAGAAAATATATTTCAAAAAACACTTGAAAGTTATAAGGAAGGTACAAGAAGTAGGAAACAATGCGCTACTTCTTTAAGTGTTTTGGCTAAGTTTTTGGACATTAAACTACCAGAAGATTGGAAATTAAACTCTAGAGGATATGGTCTGAACAAAGCAGGATTTAGGGATCTACCTAAAGACGAGTTAATAGAGAAACTTTGGGAGACGATACCAAACAAGTCTTGGAAATTTGTTTTTGGTTTGATGGCTACATATGGATTAAGGAATCATGAAGTATTTTTTTGTGATTTAAGTTCTCTTACTAATTTGGGGGACAAAATTATTAGAGTTTTACCTACGACTAAAACTGGGGAACATCAAGTTTGGCCATTTCATCCTGAATGGGTGGAAAAATTCGAATTATCAAAACTTGGTAACAATCCAGAACTTCTACCAAATATTAATAGAGACCTTAAAATTACAACCTTACAAAATATTGGAAAAAAAATTACAGACCAGTTTAAGCGTTACTCTTTACAAATAAAACCTTATGATCTAAGGCATGCTTGGGCAGTAAGAACAATTTTTTATGATTTACCTGATACTGTGGCTGCCAGAATGATGGGACATTCGGTTAGTTTACATACTCAAACTTATCACCACTGGATTACTAAAAGAGATCAACAACAGGCAGTAAATAATGCACTTTTAAAGGTTAAAAGAGTTAAAAATATTTAA
- the hemH gene encoding ferrochelatase has translation MDKIGVLLMNLGGPERITDVGPFLYNLFSDPEIIRTPFPAFQKPLAWLISTLRSTTSQQAYLSIGGGSPIRRITEQQARELQSKLRDKGLNATTYIAMRYWHPFTESAIADMKVDDVDQIVVLPLYPHFSISTSGSSFRELKKLRDSDNDFKKIPMRCVRSWFSQPGYLKSMVELISEQISRCESPPNAHIFFTAHGVPKSYVEEAGDPYKQQIEDCSLLIINELEKYLGHSNPYTLSYQSRVGPVEWLKPYTEEVLADLGKSKVNDLIVVPISFVGEHIETLQEIDIEYKEIAEKAGIKNFRRVKALNTHPTFIDGLSDLVISCLEGPLIDIEEASQLPEKVKLYPQEKWQWGWNNSSEVWNGRVAMIVFLILFVELILGSGPLHRLGIL, from the coding sequence ATGGATAAAATAGGCGTCTTACTAATGAATTTAGGAGGGCCTGAACGTATTACCGATGTAGGCCCATTCTTATATAATCTTTTTTCTGATCCAGAGATAATCAGGACCCCTTTCCCTGCTTTTCAAAAGCCTTTGGCTTGGTTAATTAGTACGCTAAGGAGTACCACTTCACAACAAGCTTATCTTTCAATAGGCGGCGGATCACCTATCAGAAGGATAACTGAACAACAAGCAAGAGAATTGCAGTCTAAATTAAGAGATAAAGGTTTAAATGCTACTACTTATATCGCTATGAGATATTGGCATCCTTTTACGGAATCAGCCATTGCTGATATGAAAGTAGATGATGTAGATCAAATTGTTGTTTTACCTTTGTATCCACATTTTTCAATAAGTACAAGTGGTTCAAGCTTTAGAGAGTTAAAAAAATTAAGAGATTCTGACAATGATTTTAAGAAAATCCCAATGAGATGTGTAAGAAGTTGGTTCAGTCAACCAGGTTATTTAAAGTCAATGGTCGAATTAATTTCCGAACAAATTTCACGTTGTGAGTCACCTCCGAATGCGCATATATTTTTTACTGCTCATGGAGTTCCAAAGAGTTATGTAGAGGAAGCTGGAGATCCTTATAAGCAACAAATTGAAGATTGTTCCTTATTGATAATAAATGAGCTTGAAAAATATTTAGGGCACAGTAATCCTTACACACTTTCTTATCAAAGTAGAGTTGGCCCTGTTGAATGGTTGAAGCCTTACACTGAAGAAGTGTTAGCTGATCTTGGAAAGTCAAAGGTTAATGATCTCATTGTTGTTCCCATAAGTTTCGTTGGAGAGCATATTGAAACATTGCAAGAAATTGATATTGAATATAAAGAAATTGCTGAAAAAGCTGGTATTAAAAACTTTCGAAGAGTAAAGGCTCTAAATACTCATCCTACTTTTATTGATGGTCTTAGTGATTTAGTGATTTCTTGCTTGGAAGGGCCTTTAATTGATATAGAGGAGGCATCTCAGTTACCTGAAAAAGTTAAACTTTATCCCCAAGAGAAATGGCAATGGGGTTGGAATAATAGTTCAGAGGTGTGGAATGGGAGGGTTGCTATGATTGTTTTTCTGATACTTTTTGTTGAACTTATTTTAGGCTCGGGACCTTTACATAGGCTAGGAATTTTATAG
- the ilvB gene encoding biosynthetic-type acetolactate synthase large subunit yields the protein MTLTSRSLSKDSSKNENPVWISGADALMDSLKIHGVKVIFGYPGGAILPIYDAVHKAEQDGWLKHYMVRHEQGGSHAADGYARSTGEVGVCFGTSGPGATNLVTGIATAQMDSVPLVVVTGQVPRPAIGTDAFQETDIFGITLPIVKHSWVIRDPSDIAKVVSEAFFISSSGRPGPVLIDIPKDVGQEFFHYQRVLPGEIIPKGFKRNGDINDCDIKKAIKLIEKSERPLLYVGGGAISSGAHDEIRTLAKNYQIPVTTTLMGKGAFDEKDNLSVGMLGMHGTAYANFAVTECDLLIAIGARFDDRVTGKLDTFAPNAKVIHVDIDPAEVNKNRRVDVAIVSDVSKAVRKINENFIDNKFSSRTKNWLEKIDFWKNKHPLYAPPEEGEIYPQEVLLKVRELTPEAYVTTDVGQHQMWAAQYLRNSPRKWISSAGLGTMGFGLPAAIGVKAALPNSDVICIAGDASVLMNIQELGTLSQYGLKVKLIIINNRWQGMVRQWQESFYNERYSSSDMSCGEPDFVKLAESFGVKGYLITDRDQLQNELQHALDYDGPALINILVRRGENCYPMVPPGKSNAQMVGYVNCEE from the coding sequence GTGACTCTTACTTCGAGATCCTTGTCAAAGGATAGTTCAAAAAATGAAAATCCAGTTTGGATAAGTGGTGCAGATGCACTAATGGATTCTCTAAAAATTCACGGTGTAAAGGTCATATTTGGATATCCTGGAGGAGCCATACTTCCAATATATGATGCGGTTCATAAGGCAGAACAAGATGGTTGGTTAAAGCATTATATGGTTAGACATGAACAAGGAGGTTCTCATGCGGCTGATGGATATGCTAGATCTACTGGTGAGGTAGGAGTATGTTTTGGGACCTCAGGTCCAGGTGCAACAAATTTGGTAACTGGAATTGCAACTGCTCAAATGGATTCAGTTCCTCTAGTAGTAGTTACAGGTCAAGTTCCAAGACCTGCTATTGGTACAGATGCTTTTCAAGAAACTGATATTTTTGGTATTACTTTACCAATAGTTAAACATTCATGGGTAATAAGAGATCCTTCAGACATCGCGAAAGTAGTTTCAGAAGCTTTTTTTATAAGCTCTTCTGGAAGACCTGGCCCTGTTTTAATTGATATACCCAAGGATGTAGGTCAAGAATTCTTTCATTACCAAAGAGTTTTGCCTGGTGAGATTATTCCTAAGGGATTCAAAAGAAATGGAGATATTAATGATTGTGATATTAAGAAAGCTATTAAATTAATAGAAAAGTCTGAAAGACCTCTCCTCTACGTAGGAGGTGGGGCAATATCTTCAGGAGCTCATGATGAAATAAGAACTTTGGCGAAGAATTACCAAATACCAGTTACTACGACCTTAATGGGGAAAGGTGCTTTTGATGAAAAAGATAATTTATCTGTTGGGATGTTAGGAATGCACGGAACTGCTTACGCAAACTTTGCAGTCACGGAATGTGATCTTTTAATAGCTATTGGAGCAAGATTTGATGATAGGGTGACTGGGAAATTAGATACTTTTGCACCTAATGCAAAGGTTATTCATGTAGATATTGACCCAGCAGAAGTCAATAAAAATAGACGTGTAGATGTTGCAATAGTCTCTGATGTTTCAAAAGCTGTTCGCAAAATTAATGAAAATTTTATTGATAACAAATTTTCTTCTCGGACGAAGAATTGGTTAGAAAAAATTGATTTTTGGAAAAATAAACATCCTTTATATGCCCCACCGGAAGAAGGCGAAATTTATCCTCAAGAAGTTCTTTTGAAAGTTAGGGAACTTACCCCAGAAGCTTATGTTACTACTGATGTAGGTCAACATCAGATGTGGGCGGCTCAATATCTTAGGAATTCTCCAAGAAAATGGATTAGTAGTGCAGGATTAGGAACTATGGGTTTTGGATTGCCAGCAGCAATTGGAGTGAAGGCGGCCTTACCTAATTCAGATGTAATTTGCATAGCAGGAGATGCAAGCGTCTTAATGAATATTCAAGAATTAGGAACTTTATCTCAATATGGTTTAAAGGTTAAATTGATAATCATAAATAATCGCTGGCAAGGGATGGTAAGACAATGGCAGGAAAGTTTTTACAATGAAAGGTATTCCTCCTCTGATATGAGTTGCGGAGAACCTGATTTTGTAAAACTTGCTGAGTCTTTTGGAGTAAAAGGGTACTTAATAACAGATAGAGATCAATTACAGAACGAATTACAACATGCGCTAGATTATGATGGCCCAGCCTTGATTAATATTCTTGTCAGGAGGGGTGAAAATTGCTACCCAATGGTACCACCGGGAAAAAGTAACGCTCAAATGGTTGGATATGTTAATTGTGAAGAATAA
- the pgeF gene encoding peptidoglycan editing factor PgeF, whose protein sequence is MEAGTIPYKEIYFSKTEIFIQNIKFEYYASPILCQYEFPHAYFTKSSSEKFLQLLGNHFNKNCINCFSNQIHSNVIVFGSHSPKGSKVDADGLVSDNCNQNLWVYTADCMPIFFADKRTRKVAALHCGRKGLEKKIIKNLVKIFDNLGTSRENLLVAIGPAISKKHYLVDTKTYKEFCRMAEIKALPINSSNNDLNTFKEKTLNQLDLKRYAHLQLLKESIPNKNIDISNLCTYELKNEFNSWRKSKTFSRQWNFICS, encoded by the coding sequence TTGGAAGCTGGAACTATTCCTTACAAAGAAATATATTTCTCAAAAACTGAAATTTTTATTCAAAACATAAAATTTGAGTACTATGCATCTCCTATTCTTTGTCAATATGAATTCCCACATGCATACTTTACGAAGTCAAGCTCTGAGAAATTTCTTCAACTATTAGGAAATCACTTTAATAAAAATTGCATAAATTGTTTTTCCAATCAAATTCACAGTAATGTGATAGTCTTTGGATCACATTCCCCAAAAGGGAGTAAGGTTGATGCAGATGGCCTTGTTAGTGATAATTGCAATCAAAACTTGTGGGTTTACACAGCTGATTGCATGCCAATATTTTTTGCAGATAAAAGGACAAGAAAGGTAGCAGCCTTGCATTGTGGAAGAAAAGGCTTAGAAAAAAAAATAATAAAAAATTTGGTTAAAATTTTCGATAATTTAGGGACTTCTAGAGAAAACTTACTGGTGGCAATAGGGCCAGCGATATCGAAGAAACATTATCTAGTTGATACAAAGACGTACAAAGAATTTTGTAGAATGGCTGAAATAAAAGCATTACCAATCAATTCAAGTAACAATGATTTAAATACCTTTAAAGAGAAAACATTAAATCAACTAGATCTTAAAAGATATGCCCATTTGCAACTTTTGAAAGAGAGTATTCCTAATAAAAATATCGACATCTCAAATTTATGCACATATGAATTAAAAAATGAATTTAATTCCTGGAGAAAGAGCAAAACATTCTCAAGACAATGGAATTTTATTTGCTCATAG